From Pseudomonas fluorescens, one genomic window encodes:
- the dgcB gene encoding dimethylglycine demethylation protein DgcB, with the protein MLNTLLPILLFAALGLGVLGALRRVNMWRRGRASKVDLLGGLLAMPKRYMVDLHHVVARDKYIANTHVATAGGAVASIVLAIIVHGFGLHNRWLGYALLLMTVVMFVGAIFVYLRRRNPPARLSKGPWMRLPKSLLAFSASFFVLTLPVAGILPEHFGGWLLAAILGVGVLWGVSELFFGMTWGGPMKHAFAGALHLAWHRRAERFGGGRSTGLKPLDLNDPQAPLGVEKPKDFTWNQLLGFDACVQCGKCEAACPAFAAGQPLNPKKLIQDMVVGLAGGTDAKFAGSPYPGKAIGEHAGNPHQPIVNGLVDAETLWSCTTCRACVEECPMMIEHVDAIVDMRRHLTLEKGATPNKGAEVLENLIATDNPGGFAPGGRMNWAADLNLNLMSEKKATDVLFWVGDGAFDMRNQRTLRAFVKVLKAAKIDFAVLGLEERDSGDVARRLGDEATFQMLAKRNIQTLAKYRFNRIVTCDPHSFHVLKNEYGAFDGNYLVQHHSTYMAEIIDAGALNLGQHKGDSVTYHDPCYLGRYNGEYEAPRQVLRALGIEVKEMQRSGFRSRCCGGGGGAPITDIPGKQRIPDMRMEDIRETGAELVAVGCPQCTAMLEGVVEPRPVIKDIAELVADALLEDAAPAKAPTKREPAEVH; encoded by the coding sequence GGTGAACATGTGGCGCCGTGGCCGAGCCTCGAAGGTCGACCTGCTCGGCGGCCTGCTGGCCATGCCCAAGCGCTACATGGTCGACCTGCACCACGTGGTCGCCCGCGACAAATACATCGCCAACACCCACGTCGCCACAGCCGGTGGCGCGGTGGCGTCGATCGTCCTGGCGATCATCGTCCATGGCTTTGGCCTGCATAACCGCTGGCTCGGCTACGCCCTGTTGCTGATGACAGTGGTCATGTTTGTCGGCGCAATCTTCGTCTACCTGCGTCGGCGCAATCCGCCTGCGCGCCTGTCGAAAGGCCCGTGGATGCGCCTGCCGAAAAGCCTGCTGGCGTTCTCTGCGTCGTTCTTCGTGCTGACCTTGCCGGTGGCCGGGATTCTTCCGGAGCACTTCGGCGGCTGGCTGCTGGCGGCAATTCTCGGTGTGGGTGTGCTGTGGGGCGTGTCCGAGTTGTTCTTCGGCATGACTTGGGGCGGGCCGATGAAGCACGCCTTCGCCGGTGCCCTGCACCTGGCCTGGCACCGTCGCGCCGAACGTTTTGGCGGTGGTCGTTCAACGGGTCTTAAACCGCTTGACCTGAACGACCCTCAAGCCCCCTTGGGCGTGGAAAAGCCCAAGGATTTTACCTGGAACCAACTGCTCGGCTTCGACGCCTGCGTGCAATGCGGTAAATGCGAAGCGGCGTGCCCGGCATTCGCCGCTGGCCAGCCGCTGAACCCAAAAAAACTGATTCAGGACATGGTGGTCGGCCTGGCCGGTGGCACCGACGCCAAGTTCGCCGGGAGCCCGTATCCTGGTAAAGCCATCGGCGAACACGCCGGAAATCCGCACCAGCCAATCGTCAACGGCCTGGTGGACGCCGAGACGCTGTGGTCGTGCACCACCTGCCGCGCCTGCGTCGAGGAATGCCCGATGATGATCGAGCACGTCGATGCCATCGTCGACATGCGCCGCCATCTGACATTGGAAAAAGGCGCGACGCCGAACAAGGGCGCCGAAGTCCTGGAAAATCTGATCGCCACCGACAACCCGGGCGGCTTTGCGCCGGGCGGTCGAATGAACTGGGCGGCGGACTTGAACCTCAATCTCATGAGCGAAAAGAAAGCCACCGACGTGCTGTTCTGGGTTGGCGACGGCGCCTTCGACATGCGCAACCAGCGCACCTTGCGCGCCTTCGTCAAAGTGCTGAAAGCAGCGAAAATTGACTTCGCCGTGCTCGGTCTCGAAGAGCGCGACAGCGGTGACGTGGCCCGACGCCTGGGCGATGAGGCGACCTTCCAGATGCTCGCCAAGCGCAATATCCAGACCCTGGCCAAATACCGTTTCAACCGCATCGTCACCTGTGATCCGCACAGTTTCCATGTGCTGAAAAATGAGTACGGCGCCTTCGACGGCAACTACCTGGTGCAGCACCACAGCACCTACATGGCGGAAATCATCGACGCTGGCGCACTCAATCTCGGCCAGCACAAAGGCGACAGCGTGACCTACCACGATCCGTGCTATCTCGGTCGCTACAACGGCGAATACGAGGCGCCGCGCCAGGTACTGCGCGCCCTTGGGATCGAGGTCAAGGAAATGCAACGCTCCGGTTTCCGCTCACGCTGCTGCGGCGGTGGCGGCGGCGCGCCGATCACCGACATTCCGGGCAAACAACGGATCCCTGACATGCGCATGGAAGACATCCGCGAGACCGGTGCCGAATTGGTGGCGGTAGGTTGTCCGCAGTGCACGGCGATGCTCGAAGGGGTGGTCGAACCGCGCCCAGTGATCAAGGACATTGCCGAGTTGGTGGCCGATGCGTTGCTCGAAGACGCCGCGCCCGCCAAGGCACCGACCAAACGCGAACCTGCGGAGGTGCATTGA